The Trichocoleus sp. FACHB-46 genome has a segment encoding these proteins:
- a CDS encoding TetR family transcriptional regulator yields MSAQRSLTRQRLINAAIELFTAQGVTETTTRQIAELAEVNEVTLFRHFGNKHGLLLAVLEDSGMFTQLGESLIQQANQTSNIAQTLKDYANACLQALERVPDFVRSVVGEAGQYPAENRQALGQGITEANRYVAEYLATVIHQGHLRTLLPAEKLASLLNGMLLGYAVIEFTSEFHELWESRDDFLDNLVELFLHGAVFQSEAQLEAMTAYPGEAIAPLGSESIADLPAPLVHAILQQAKKRGLQEYAIAYVLFAAGLSVSEISALQRSQQFSATQQHWLQVLRNGVRQVPVNQWILGQRYGSYTRNPLTHWLKSRKDAQSALFLSATGEPISEVEVRSQWQQMIENLLTPEGHPPRIEQAQPTWCVEMLMRGLSLEDLSMLIGWDITQLQAYVQRAKTKAALEQAIRLDQKT; encoded by the coding sequence ATGTCTGCTCAACGAAGTCTGACGCGACAGCGCCTCATTAACGCGGCCATTGAGCTGTTTACGGCTCAGGGGGTCACCGAAACCACAACAAGACAAATCGCTGAACTAGCAGAGGTCAATGAAGTCACGCTATTTCGGCATTTTGGCAACAAGCATGGCCTGCTGCTGGCGGTGCTGGAGGACTCTGGGATGTTTACCCAACTCGGCGAGTCTCTGATCCAGCAGGCCAACCAAACTAGCAATATTGCCCAAACCCTTAAAGACTATGCTAACGCTTGTCTCCAGGCGCTGGAGCGTGTGCCAGACTTTGTTCGCTCTGTGGTTGGGGAAGCAGGTCAGTATCCTGCCGAGAATCGCCAGGCTTTGGGGCAAGGCATCACAGAGGCGAATCGTTATGTTGCCGAGTATTTAGCCACAGTAATTCATCAGGGACATTTGCGAACTCTCCTTCCGGCAGAAAAGTTGGCTAGTCTGCTCAACGGCATGTTGTTGGGGTATGCCGTGATCGAGTTCACGAGTGAGTTTCACGAACTCTGGGAAAGCCGAGATGACTTTTTAGATAATTTGGTGGAGCTGTTTTTGCATGGAGCTGTGTTTCAGTCAGAGGCGCAGCTAGAAGCGATGACGGCTTATCCTGGGGAGGCGATCGCTCCTTTGGGCTCGGAATCTATAGCTGATCTTCCTGCTCCTTTAGTTCATGCTATTTTGCAACAAGCGAAAAAACGGGGGTTGCAAGAATATGCGATCGCCTACGTGCTGTTTGCAGCGGGTTTGAGTGTGTCTGAAATAAGTGCTTTGCAGCGATCGCAGCAGTTTAGTGCCACTCAGCAACATTGGTTGCAAGTGCTTCGCAATGGGGTGAGACAAGTACCAGTCAACCAGTGGATTTTGGGGCAACGCTATGGCTCCTATACTCGCAATCCCCTGACTCACTGGCTCAAAAGTCGTAAAGATGCCCAGTCTGCTTTGTTTCTTTCGGCTACGGGCGAACCGATTTCAGAGGTGGAAGTGCGATCGCAATGGCAGCAGATGATAGAGAACTTGTTGACCCCGGAAGGGCACCCACCCCGGATTGAGCAAGCCCAACCAACTTGGTGTGTGGAAATGCTGATGCGGGGGTTGAGTTTAGAAGACCTAAGTATGCTAATTGGTTGGGATATCACTCAGTTGCAAGCCTACGTGCAGCGGGCCAAAACTAAAGCGGCTCTAGAACAAGCGATTCGCCTCGATCAGAAAACATAG
- a CDS encoding acylphosphatase translates to MANVNHPRAHVWISGRVQGVGYRMSTCQAAETLGVNGWVKNLPDGRVEAVFEGPPELLEEMIRWCHKGPQMAVVQEVKVEYEEPEEIQGFHTSR, encoded by the coding sequence ATGGCAAACGTTAACCACCCAAGAGCACATGTTTGGATTTCTGGGCGAGTCCAAGGTGTCGGTTATCGCATGTCAACTTGTCAGGCCGCAGAAACCCTAGGAGTCAATGGTTGGGTCAAGAACTTACCCGACGGACGAGTAGAAGCAGTATTTGAGGGTCCACCAGAATTGCTGGAAGAGATGATTCGGTGGTGTCACAAAGGGCCACAGATGGCGGTCGTCCAGGAAGTCAAAGTGGAGTACGAAGAGCCAGAAGAAATTCAAGGATTTCATACGAGTCGCTGA
- a CDS encoding fatty acid desaturase yields MTSNSIAPAATGRPSLSLSWSNVLFFGSFHAIALLAPWFFSWSALGVTLFLHWLFGSIGICLGYHRLVSHRSFQVPKWLEYVIITIGALALQGGPIFWIGGHRQHHAFAEDVDKDPYSSKRGFWWSHMLWVLYPRDEFFNPEKYYRYAPDLARDAYYRFLDRYHVFLQIPMGLGLYAIGGWSYVVWGLFLRAVLLWHSTWFINSVSHLRGYRTYEVEDNSRNLWWAALITYGEGWHNNHHAQPNVAPAGRHWWEIDVTWWAIKALKAVGLAKKVVMPPTVKTAN; encoded by the coding sequence ATGACCTCTAATTCCATTGCGCCTGCTGCTACAGGTAGGCCATCCCTGTCGCTGAGTTGGTCTAATGTGCTCTTTTTCGGGAGCTTTCATGCCATCGCTTTGCTGGCACCTTGGTTTTTTTCGTGGTCGGCTCTAGGCGTTACCCTGTTTCTCCATTGGCTGTTTGGCAGCATTGGCATCTGCTTGGGCTATCACCGACTCGTCAGCCACCGCAGTTTTCAAGTACCCAAATGGTTGGAGTACGTCATCATCACCATCGGAGCCTTAGCGCTACAAGGCGGGCCAATTTTTTGGATTGGAGGTCATCGCCAACACCACGCTTTTGCTGAAGATGTAGACAAAGATCCCTATTCTTCCAAGCGCGGTTTCTGGTGGAGCCACATGCTCTGGGTTTTGTACCCGCGTGACGAATTCTTTAATCCCGAGAAGTACTACAGATACGCTCCCGATCTGGCTCGTGATGCTTACTATCGCTTCCTCGATCGCTATCATGTGTTTCTGCAAATCCCGATGGGCCTAGGGCTATACGCGATCGGTGGTTGGTCGTATGTGGTCTGGGGTCTGTTTTTACGCGCAGTACTGTTGTGGCATAGCACTTGGTTCATCAACTCTGTCTCTCACTTGCGCGGCTACCGCACCTACGAAGTGGAAGACAACTCCCGCAATCTCTGGTGGGCAGCTCTGATCACCTATGGCGAAGGCTGGCACAACAACCATCACGCTCAGCCAAATGTGGCACCCGCAGGCCGCCATTGGTGGGAAATTGATGTCACTTGGTGGGCAATTAAAGCGCTCAAAGCAGTTGGCTTAGCTAAGAAAGTGGTGATGCCACCTACAGTAAAAACAGCCAATTAG
- a CDS encoding orange carotenoid protein N-terminal domain-containing protein — MTYTDIANNQKQAIQSFQSFDADTQLAFLWFIYEELKGSLTPKGGPDTSGFAIAQGVVDRIQQLPQDQQLQAQRDVVAGQPSEFGTSYGDFNSSNRLAFWYLLAQGMENGQIVNVPSDYQMSGDAQEFFNAIKGLEFNDQITFMRNVVSCIGPEPKEGAVFT, encoded by the coding sequence ATGACATACACTGACATTGCCAATAATCAAAAGCAAGCGATCCAAAGTTTCCAATCCTTTGATGCAGATACTCAACTTGCTTTTTTGTGGTTTATTTATGAGGAACTGAAGGGTTCTCTCACCCCCAAAGGTGGCCCTGACACCTCTGGTTTCGCGATCGCTCAAGGGGTTGTCGATCGCATTCAACAACTGCCTCAAGATCAACAGCTCCAAGCTCAACGGGATGTCGTAGCTGGCCAACCCTCGGAGTTTGGTACTTCTTATGGAGACTTCAACTCCAGCAACAGATTGGCTTTCTGGTATCTGTTAGCTCAAGGCATGGAGAACGGTCAGATCGTTAATGTGCCTTCTGACTATCAAATGTCTGGTGATGCTCAAGAGTTCTTTAATGCGATTAAGGGGCTAGAGTTTAATGACCAAATTACGTTTATGCGGAATGTGGTTTCCTGCATTGGTCCTGAGCCCAAAGAAGGCGCTGTTTTCACCTAA
- the ggt gene encoding gamma-glutamyltransferase, with protein sequence MPNSTHGVIAAGHAKTAEAGLEMLRLGGNAFDAAIAAVMAAFVVEPTLTSPAGGGFLLAHTSQQEDILFDFFTQTPGSKKAQSALDFYPVDVNFGGAIQEFHIGLGSMGVPGNVAGIFHVHQRLGRLPFQAIAEPAIHYAKNGVEISDFQYFCFQILSPILTASAESRQIFAPDGPLVALGTNLVMPDLAETLAYLAKTGPKGFYQGDIAHQIAQDCENSGGYLTLEDLQQYQVIERHPLTINYRDNILLTNPTPSSGGTLIAFALELLSAIDLTAFGFGSAQHLDLLATTMRLTNAARREQSYQLFQQDSQAFLDGAQVEVYQAQLSNAVNKWGSTTHLSVIDDEGNAASVTTSNGEGCGYIVPGTGIMMNNMLGEEDLNPNGFHQWPENTRIASMMAPTIVLKDQQPEIVLGSGGSNRIRTAILQVISNILDFQMPVAAAVESPRIHWENSVFNVEPGFSEAELSKLHLPPDDERVLWQQENMFFGGVHTVIRDADGTITGAGDRRRSGVVMSC encoded by the coding sequence ATGCCAAACTCAACTCACGGTGTGATTGCTGCGGGACATGCCAAAACAGCCGAAGCAGGGCTGGAAATGTTGCGCTTAGGGGGTAATGCCTTTGATGCGGCGATCGCAGCGGTAATGGCGGCTTTTGTCGTGGAGCCGACGCTGACTTCTCCGGCAGGAGGAGGGTTTCTTTTAGCGCATACGTCTCAGCAAGAAGATATTTTATTCGATTTTTTTACTCAAACACCTGGTTCTAAAAAGGCCCAATCTGCTTTAGATTTTTACCCGGTTGATGTCAACTTTGGTGGGGCGATTCAAGAATTTCACATTGGCTTGGGCTCGATGGGAGTACCAGGAAATGTGGCTGGCATTTTTCACGTGCACCAAAGGTTAGGTAGGTTGCCGTTTCAGGCGATCGCAGAACCTGCAATTCACTATGCCAAAAACGGTGTAGAAATTTCTGATTTTCAATATTTCTGCTTTCAAATTCTCAGCCCTATTCTGACCGCTTCGGCAGAATCACGCCAAATCTTTGCTCCTGACGGTCCATTGGTCGCACTTGGAACCAATTTGGTGATGCCAGACTTGGCAGAGACATTAGCTTATTTAGCTAAAACTGGACCGAAGGGATTTTATCAAGGTGATATTGCCCATCAAATTGCTCAAGACTGTGAAAACTCTGGTGGTTATTTAACCCTGGAAGATTTGCAGCAGTATCAGGTGATTGAACGTCACCCTCTGACGATTAATTATCGCGATAATATTCTATTGACCAACCCTACTCCTAGCTCTGGCGGCACTTTAATTGCGTTTGCTTTGGAGCTTTTGTCTGCGATCGATCTGACAGCTTTTGGGTTTGGCAGTGCTCAACATTTAGATCTTTTGGCTACAACGATGCGATTGACGAATGCAGCGCGTCGAGAGCAATCTTACCAACTCTTCCAGCAGGATTCTCAAGCATTTCTGGACGGTGCTCAAGTGGAAGTGTATCAGGCGCAGTTATCGAATGCCGTGAATAAGTGGGGCAGTACAACGCATCTGAGCGTGATTGATGATGAAGGCAATGCTGCGAGTGTAACTACCTCTAATGGCGAAGGTTGCGGTTACATAGTTCCTGGCACTGGCATCATGATGAATAACATGTTGGGAGAGGAAGATTTGAACCCAAATGGCTTTCATCAATGGCCGGAGAATACGCGCATTGCGTCTATGATGGCTCCTACGATTGTGTTGAAAGATCAACAGCCAGAAATTGTTTTGGGTTCTGGGGGTTCCAATCGAATTAGAACCGCAATTCTGCAAGTAATTTCTAATATTTTAGATTTCCAAATGCCTGTGGCAGCCGCAGTGGAGAGTCCACGAATTCATTGGGAAAACTCTGTATTTAATGTTGAGCCAGGATTTAGTGAGGCTGAGCTGAGCAAACTGCATCTGCCGCCGGACGATGAACGGGTGTTGTGGCAGCAGGAAAATATGTTTTTTGGTGGCGTGCATACTGTGATACGAGATGCAGACGGAACCATTACGGGTGCGGGCGACCGCCGTCGTAGTGGTGTTGTAATGAGCTGCTAA
- a CDS encoding pyridoxal phosphate-dependent aminotransferase, with the protein MKLAARVGQVSPSLTLAIAAKAKALKAEGIDVCSFSAGEPDFDTPTHIKEAAKQALDQGKTKYGPAAGEPKLREAIAQKLQSQNHLSYRAEQIVVTNGGKHSLFNLMLALLNPGDEVIIPAPYWLSYPEMVKLAAGVPVILETDAASDFKVTPDQLRQAITPRTRLFILNSPSNPTGVVYTPDEIRAIAQVIVEKDILVVSDEIYEKMIYGDAEHLSIGAVSPDAFDRTIISNGFAKAYSMTGWRIGYLAGPTDLIKAVSTLQSHSTSNVCTFAQYGAIAAYTGSQDCVEEMRQAFAQRRQVMLDHLNAIPGLSCPPPDGAFYLFPNISKTGLKSLEFCDELLETQQVAVIPGVAFGADDHIRLSYATDMTTIETGMERLAEFVRSCF; encoded by the coding sequence ATGAAGCTGGCAGCACGAGTGGGGCAGGTATCACCTTCTTTGACATTGGCGATCGCCGCAAAAGCGAAAGCTCTGAAGGCCGAGGGCATTGATGTGTGTAGTTTCAGCGCTGGGGAACCCGACTTTGACACCCCCACGCATATCAAAGAAGCTGCTAAGCAAGCGCTGGATCAGGGCAAAACTAAGTACGGGCCAGCGGCAGGGGAACCGAAGCTGCGAGAAGCGATCGCCCAGAAACTGCAAAGCCAGAATCACCTGTCCTACCGAGCGGAACAGATTGTCGTTACCAATGGCGGCAAGCATTCTCTGTTCAATCTTATGCTGGCCCTATTGAATCCCGGCGATGAGGTGATTATTCCTGCCCCCTACTGGCTTAGCTACCCAGAAATGGTGAAGCTCGCCGCAGGAGTGCCTGTGATCCTCGAAACAGATGCTGCCAGTGACTTCAAAGTCACCCCCGACCAACTGCGCCAAGCCATCACGCCCAGAACGCGGTTGTTTATTCTCAACTCGCCCTCCAACCCTACAGGCGTTGTCTACACCCCCGATGAAATTCGTGCGATCGCTCAAGTCATCGTCGAGAAGGACATCCTAGTGGTTTCTGACGAAATCTACGAAAAGATGATCTACGGCGACGCAGAACATCTCAGCATCGGAGCGGTGAGTCCAGACGCTTTTGACCGCACCATTATCAGTAACGGTTTTGCCAAAGCCTACTCGATGACTGGCTGGCGAATTGGCTACCTGGCAGGCCCGACGGATTTAATCAAGGCAGTCAGTACGCTGCAAAGCCACAGCACTTCTAATGTCTGCACCTTTGCTCAATACGGGGCGATCGCGGCTTATACAGGTTCTCAAGACTGCGTGGAAGAAATGCGGCAAGCCTTTGCCCAACGCCGCCAAGTGATGCTAGATCACCTCAACGCGATTCCTGGTCTGAGCTGCCCGCCACCAGACGGAGCCTTCTACCTATTCCCCAATATCAGCAAGACTGGCCTCAAGTCCTTAGAGTTCTGTGATGAGTTGCTTGAAACCCAACAGGTCGCGGTAATTCCAGGTGTTGCTTTCGGTGCAGATGACCACATCCGCCTCTCCTACGCCACCGACATGACCACGATCGAAACAGGCATGGAGCGCTTAGCAGAATTTGTACGATCGTGTTTCTGA
- a CDS encoding DUF1823 family protein — protein sequence MSDLPPLNPDTVWDILNDKIDDAIANGLVWHCLGYRYDDVNGHWDVTDVAPDWREAYPEPPDFIESRPATVKLTRSIPAENKQLLKEQLGFTGYKVGELVPRLTRRATMANWLLSYLRSAST from the coding sequence ATGTCTGATCTACCTCCTCTCAATCCTGATACTGTCTGGGATATCCTTAACGACAAAATTGATGATGCGATCGCCAATGGTTTGGTTTGGCATTGTTTGGGATATCGCTACGATGACGTGAATGGGCATTGGGATGTAACGGATGTGGCTCCAGATTGGCGAGAGGCGTATCCTGAACCTCCAGATTTTATTGAGAGTCGCCCCGCAACGGTGAAGCTGACGCGATCGATTCCAGCAGAAAATAAACAGTTGCTGAAGGAGCAGTTAGGGTTTACTGGCTACAAGGTAGGTGAGCTGGTGCCTCGACTGACGCGCCGAGCCACAATGGCAAATTGGTTACTTAGTTATTTACGTAGTGCCAGTACTTAG
- a CDS encoding PIN domain-containing protein, which yields MMEDDQIVNQNDEIGRVLLIDLENCPDQIYQLQKNLEQFSQVVICYAQTGAKIPLDWLIPLSATVSSNKLRIFKMTNGGKNAADFGICFFAGALMQQLHRETHFAIISNDTDLDHVVNLLKSQGRSAERIGTKKEEKKITATVTETTVKPRVLVSPIKTYCMHLVTYSKNRPAKKDTLLNSIKNKFKDSPEAAEEVFRLLTTQGAATISEKKVSYNDKKIKELANQS from the coding sequence ATGATGGAAGATGATCAAATCGTTAATCAAAATGATGAGATAGGTAGAGTACTATTAATTGACTTAGAAAATTGTCCTGATCAGATTTATCAGCTACAAAAAAATTTGGAGCAATTCTCACAAGTTGTAATTTGCTACGCACAAACTGGAGCCAAAATACCTCTTGACTGGCTTATCCCATTGAGTGCAACAGTGAGCTCAAATAAATTGAGAATCTTTAAAATGACAAATGGTGGTAAAAATGCAGCAGATTTTGGTATTTGCTTTTTTGCAGGTGCCTTAATGCAACAGCTACATAGAGAAACACATTTTGCAATTATTTCAAATGATACTGACTTAGATCATGTTGTAAATTTACTTAAAAGCCAAGGACGTTCAGCAGAGCGTATAGGCACCAAGAAAGAGGAAAAGAAAATTACTGCTACAGTTACAGAAACTACAGTTAAACCTAGGGTTTTAGTTTCGCCAATCAAAACATATTGTATGCATCTCGTTACCTACAGTAAAAATAGACCAGCTAAGAAGGATACTTTGCTTAATAGTATCAAGAACAAGTTTAAAGATTCACCTGAAGCAGCAGAAGAAGTTTTTAGATTATTGACAACGCAAGGTGCAGCAACAATTTCGGAGAAAAAAGTTTCTTATAACGATAAGAAAATAAAAGAGCTTGCAAATCAATCCTGA
- a CDS encoding HNH endonuclease — protein sequence MEKRLSDRPCLREPIPEIADAVRYLDAAVSAHLIGRFDLAEALICLADIPTVREWTESLWGANSPYTQYRVVANAPPHLPKDQRVPNRMPTAAQKHFLHQRDGYHCRFCGVPVIRGEVRDRLRKFYPDALPWGKTNPEQHSAFQALWLQYDHLLPHARGGNNDLENVVITCAPCNFGRGSYTLEEVGLADPRLREPVRSTWDGLERFC from the coding sequence GTGGAGAAGAGGTTGAGCGATCGCCCCTGTCTTCGAGAGCCAATTCCTGAAATTGCAGATGCCGTACGTTATTTGGATGCAGCAGTATCAGCCCACCTTATCGGACGATTTGATTTGGCTGAGGCTTTGATCTGTCTTGCCGATATTCCCACAGTTCGAGAGTGGACAGAATCTCTCTGGGGTGCCAACAGTCCTTACACGCAGTACCGAGTTGTAGCGAACGCACCTCCGCACTTGCCGAAAGATCAACGGGTTCCAAATCGGATGCCAACAGCAGCCCAAAAACATTTTCTGCATCAACGGGACGGCTACCACTGTAGATTTTGCGGTGTCCCAGTCATCCGAGGTGAAGTCCGCGATCGCCTCAGAAAGTTTTATCCAGATGCCCTACCGTGGGGAAAAACGAATCCAGAACAACATTCCGCCTTCCAAGCTCTATGGTTGCAATACGATCATCTGCTGCCTCACGCCAGAGGTGGCAACAATGATTTAGAGAATGTCGTGATTACTTGCGCACCCTGTAATTTTGGTCGCGGCAGTTACACATTGGAAGAGGTTGGTTTAGCTGATCCCAGACTACGAGAACCCGTTCGCTCAACCTGGGATGGCTTGGAGCGATTCTGTTGA
- a CDS encoding class I fructose-bisphosphate aldolase gives MTATLSVPQSIESWLGEEAQDLLTHKAKISKDLIHLPGPDWIERIFAQSDRSPQVLRSLQQLYSYGRLANTGYLSILPVDQGIEHSAGASFAPNPIYFDSENIIKLAIAAGCNAVATTLGVLGSVSRKYAHKIPFILKLNHNELLTYPNKFDQIMFASVEQAWNLGAVAVGATIYFGSEESDRQIQEVSQAFALAHEYGMATILWCYLRNDAFKQDKDYHLAGDLTAQANHLGVTIQADIIKQKLPELNNGYKAVAQATGASYGKTHEKVYSELTTDHPIDLTRYQLLNCYAGRAGLINSGGASGKNDFAEAIRTAVVNKRAGGSGLISGRKTFQRPFEEGVQLFHAIQDVYLSPDVTIA, from the coding sequence ATGACCGCTACATTATCTGTGCCGCAGTCCATCGAATCTTGGCTTGGCGAAGAAGCCCAAGACCTCCTAACCCACAAAGCCAAAATTTCCAAAGACCTTATACATTTGCCTGGCCCCGATTGGATCGAGCGCATCTTTGCCCAGAGCGATCGCTCCCCCCAAGTTTTGCGGAGCCTCCAACAGCTCTACTCCTATGGCCGCTTAGCCAACACAGGCTACTTGTCAATTCTGCCCGTAGACCAAGGCATTGAACACTCTGCGGGTGCCTCCTTTGCCCCCAACCCCATCTACTTCGACAGCGAGAACATCATTAAATTAGCGATCGCCGCGGGCTGCAACGCGGTTGCCACCACCCTCGGCGTATTAGGCAGCGTGTCGCGCAAATATGCCCACAAAATCCCCTTTATTCTTAAACTCAACCACAACGAACTCCTCACTTACCCCAACAAATTCGACCAGATCATGTTTGCCTCCGTCGAGCAAGCCTGGAATCTGGGAGCTGTGGCCGTGGGAGCCACCATTTATTTTGGTTCCGAAGAGTCCGATCGCCAAATCCAAGAAGTCAGCCAAGCCTTTGCCCTTGCTCACGAATACGGCATGGCCACGATTCTCTGGTGTTACCTACGCAACGACGCTTTCAAGCAAGATAAAGACTATCACCTCGCGGGCGACCTCACCGCCCAGGCAAACCACCTCGGCGTTACCATCCAAGCCGACATCATCAAGCAAAAATTGCCTGAACTGAACAACGGCTATAAAGCAGTTGCCCAAGCCACAGGGGCAAGCTACGGCAAAACCCATGAGAAGGTTTATTCCGAACTCACCACCGATCACCCCATTGACCTGACCCGTTATCAGTTGCTCAACTGCTACGCTGGACGAGCGGGCCTGATCAACTCTGGCGGTGCTTCCGGTAAAAATGATTTTGCCGAAGCCATCCGGACTGCTGTGGTGAACAAACGCGCCGGGGGTTCTGGCTTAATCTCAGGCCGTAAGACCTTCCAGCGTCCGTTTGAGGAAGGAGTGCAACTCTTTCACGCCATTCAAGACGTTTACTTGTCACCCGATGTGACGATCGCCTGA
- a CDS encoding phosphoketolase, translating into MTAVTPNPMSAVPAFCEGIQYFGDTVPGFDAYGQAPAIAEGQKAIASSTDQAAVYQTMLAADALRYLILQVTASKASGHPGGFASQAEAYAALVMLGHKNIITEVGHHAPGFYSGMFLDRSLEAMGIKTVQQLRDRFREKHGLLGHLSGFIPGILAPAGPLGQGQHFAMAAALLHRNTLFPYTVGDGGLGEPYIMSSMAHFHTAYPEATNFLPVLVWNGFSQEHHSMVSLKSNEEMLAFWRGNGFEEVILVDAKAFDDQNQSGDYVDSTAFSFEQRLAFTQAVLAGVDQAAQSALGGKLTVFIIKQLKGAGVHARGAKSHNLYAHHTLDNPDIVAALQARALPSKAWELVRTNFERSNGGPSAKTAVTESELPLPDLGKLPLEEYSVGGDPKVSTTAMGHLVAAVGQRDRNYIVTNADGNEASGIANINQALKIIHPTTDDLYNQSPTGQVYEPLSEDACAGLAAGLALMGSRTLWCSYESFAINGLPIWQTVTQAMSELRRPTPSTVTLFTAGALEQGRNGWTHQRPEVEAYFAAMMRNGNVFPLFPPDANSIQVCYDWALTTKNKGIVITASKSPLPIRTTFAQAQQGLEQGAVTLQEIAGTEGGKLVVLAVIGDMTLIPALEAATFLETEGLAVRVVSIVNPRRLYRASDVAWDTCSEADGTFLDDAGFAALFGGDALLGITGGASGMLEPIMLRSTSKRDTFAWKRGETTASAGELMAFNGLTAEAIAKRAIELVH; encoded by the coding sequence ATGACCGCAGTCACTCCGAATCCTATGTCCGCTGTTCCTGCTTTCTGTGAGGGCATTCAGTATTTTGGTGATACGGTGCCTGGGTTTGATGCCTATGGCCAAGCTCCGGCGATCGCGGAGGGGCAAAAGGCGATTGCGAGTTCGACGGATCAGGCAGCGGTTTATCAAACGATGCTAGCGGCGGATGCGTTGCGTTATCTGATTTTGCAGGTGACGGCAAGTAAGGCTTCGGGGCATCCGGGTGGGTTTGCCAGCCAAGCGGAGGCTTATGCGGCGCTGGTGATGTTGGGTCACAAGAACATCATTACGGAGGTGGGGCACCACGCACCTGGGTTCTACAGTGGGATGTTTCTCGATCGCTCGTTGGAAGCAATGGGCATCAAGACGGTGCAACAACTGCGCGATCGCTTCCGGGAAAAGCACGGGCTATTAGGGCACTTGTCGGGCTTTATTCCGGGCATTTTGGCTCCGGCGGGACCGTTGGGACAGGGGCAACACTTTGCGATGGCGGCGGCGCTTCTACACCGGAACACGCTATTTCCTTACACGGTAGGCGATGGCGGTTTGGGTGAGCCTTACATTATGAGTTCGATGGCCCATTTCCACACGGCTTACCCGGAAGCAACCAATTTCCTACCCGTGTTGGTTTGGAATGGCTTTAGCCAAGAGCACCACAGCATGGTGTCGCTGAAGTCTAATGAGGAAATGCTGGCTTTCTGGCGCGGCAATGGGTTTGAGGAAGTAATTTTGGTGGATGCCAAAGCCTTCGATGACCAGAACCAATCTGGAGATTATGTCGATAGCACTGCTTTTTCATTTGAGCAGCGGTTGGCGTTTACACAGGCGGTATTAGCAGGAGTAGATCAAGCAGCTCAGTCAGCGTTGGGCGGCAAGCTGACGGTATTTATCATCAAGCAACTCAAGGGGGCTGGGGTACATGCTCGCGGTGCGAAATCCCACAACCTCTACGCCCACCACACCCTCGACAACCCCGATATTGTGGCAGCACTGCAAGCTCGCGCTTTGCCAAGTAAAGCTTGGGAACTGGTGCGGACCAATTTTGAGCGATCGAATGGGGGGCCATCCGCTAAAACTGCGGTGACTGAGTCGGAACTCCCCTTGCCTGACTTGGGCAAACTACCTCTAGAAGAGTACTCGGTGGGTGGTGATCCTAAAGTATCTACGACAGCGATGGGGCACTTGGTAGCTGCGGTCGGGCAACGCGATCGCAACTACATCGTGACAAATGCGGACGGCAACGAAGCTTCGGGAATTGCTAACATCAACCAAGCTCTCAAAATCATTCATCCCACCACCGACGATCTCTACAACCAAAGCCCCACAGGTCAGGTTTACGAGCCTTTGAGTGAAGATGCTTGTGCAGGACTGGCCGCAGGTTTGGCATTAATGGGGAGCCGTACGCTCTGGTGTTCCTACGAATCATTTGCCATCAACGGCTTACCGATTTGGCAAACGGTGACGCAAGCCATGTCTGAGCTGCGCCGCCCCACCCCTTCCACCGTGACGCTGTTTACGGCTGGAGCCTTAGAGCAAGGCCGCAACGGTTGGACTCACCAACGGCCCGAAGTGGAAGCCTACTTTGCCGCCATGATGCGGAATGGCAACGTGTTCCCGCTGTTTCCACCCGATGCCAACAGCATCCAAGTTTGCTACGACTGGGCCTTAACGACTAAAAACAAAGGCATTGTGATCACAGCCAGCAAATCACCTCTGCCGATTCGCACCACGTTTGCCCAAGCTCAGCAAGGGTTAGAGCAAGGAGCCGTCACGCTCCAAGAAATCGCAGGTACAGAAGGCGGCAAGCTCGTAGTCTTGGCCGTGATTGGCGACATGACCCTCATTCCAGCATTAGAAGCCGCTACCTTCTTGGAGACAGAAGGACTCGCGGTGCGGGTCGTCTCCATCGTCAACCCCCGTCGCCTCTACCGTGCCTCTGATGTGGCTTGGGACACCTGCTCTGAAGCTGACGGCACTTTCTTGGATGATGCTGGCTTTGCAGCCCTATTTGGCGGCGATGCCCTGCTCGGCATTACAGGCGGTGCCAGCGGCATGCTAGAGCCGATCATGCTCCGCAGCACTAGCAAGCGGGACACCTTCGCTTGGAAACGAGGTGAAACCACAGCCAGCGCCGGAGAACTGATGGCTTTCAATGGCTTGACTGCGGAAGCGATCGCCAAACGTGCGATCGAACTCGTTCATTAA